A genomic region of Pseudomonas sp. RSB 5.4 contains the following coding sequences:
- a CDS encoding MbcA/ParS/Xre antitoxin family protein, producing MATSSPALTPREQLDVPEAGRVALKFFFNLMERWGCNAEQQRTLLGGVGNTTFYKYKHLPPNIRLPHDTLERISYLMGIHKALSIIFSNSRERAYTWVSSPNTAAPFNGRTALDYMLAGRVVDIADVRRYLDGVRG from the coding sequence ATGGCTACCTCATCCCCAGCCCTCACCCCGCGTGAACAACTCGACGTCCCCGAAGCCGGGCGCGTCGCGCTGAAGTTTTTCTTCAACCTCATGGAGCGCTGGGGTTGCAACGCGGAGCAGCAGCGCACGCTGTTGGGCGGCGTTGGCAACACCACGTTCTACAAGTACAAACATTTGCCGCCGAACATTCGCCTGCCGCATGACACGCTGGAGCGCATCTCGTACTTGATGGGCATTCATAAGGCGTTGAGCATCATCTTCAGCAACAGCCGCGAGCGCGCCTACACTTGGGTCAGCAGCCCGAACACGGCGGCGCCATTCAATGGCCGAACGGCGCTGGATTACATGCTGGCGGGGAGGGTGGTCGACATCGCTGATGTGCGCCGCTACCTCGACGGGGTGCGCGGTTGA
- a CDS encoding GNAT family N-acetyltransferase: MERFFRQFDEVSFCEWQDAKCLRGVLIQKTTTAYLAFDVEGEIVGAVLGGMLGSRGTINHLAVSPRYRSQGVGQRLVEAASSDMKRVGVLRMFLFVDDANLAGKRFWTAQGFCEPHGERTFERDL, translated from the coding sequence ATGGAGCGTTTCTTCCGCCAGTTCGACGAGGTGTCGTTCTGTGAGTGGCAGGACGCCAAATGCCTGCGCGGTGTATTGATCCAGAAGACCACCACGGCCTATCTGGCCTTCGACGTCGAGGGTGAAATCGTCGGTGCGGTGCTCGGCGGCATGCTCGGCAGCCGCGGCACCATCAACCACCTGGCGGTCAGCCCACGCTATCGCAGCCAGGGCGTCGGCCAGCGGTTGGTGGAAGCAGCGTCATCCGACATGAAACGGGTCGGTGTATTACGGATGTTTCTGTTCGTCGACGATGCTAACCTCGCGGGCAAGCGATTCTGGACTGCCCAGGGTTTTTGCGAACCCCACGGCGAGCGGACATTTGAGAGGGATCTATGA
- a CDS encoding type II toxin-antitoxin system HicB family antitoxin has product MFEYALEVHEEPDSVWLSCAEIPEMHAVGDTLEQALDTAIDAIETAFSIYVDDRRLIPTGQAGEQASDVVLRLPALTAAKVALWNTLLESGLSKAELARRLGVQRPQVDRLVDFLHHSKIENVERALQQLGRRISLSVQAA; this is encoded by the coding sequence ATGTTCGAATATGCGTTGGAAGTTCACGAAGAGCCGGACAGTGTCTGGTTGTCCTGCGCAGAAATTCCTGAGATGCACGCCGTTGGCGACACCCTCGAGCAAGCGTTGGACACCGCCATTGATGCAATCGAGACGGCATTCTCGATATACGTTGATGATCGCCGGTTGATTCCGACCGGGCAGGCAGGAGAACAGGCAAGTGACGTTGTATTGCGTCTGCCTGCGCTGACTGCAGCAAAGGTTGCTCTGTGGAATACGCTTTTGGAGTCAGGTTTAAGCAAGGCCGAGTTGGCACGTCGTCTCGGCGTACAACGGCCCCAGGTCGATCGCCTGGTAGATTTCCTGCATCACTCCAAAATCGAGAATGTTGAGCGTGCGTTGCAGCAACTTGGAAGGCGGATTTCGCTTTCGGTTCAAGCTGCATAA
- a CDS encoding DUF3077 domain-containing protein — MTNYLDLKTAGLTHFSFQANQALFRTNRGVPVITALSHASHLLHISRLLTADTSVARDPDLHAYASQYLQELSKALIDDVVKVLDAPTASH, encoded by the coding sequence ATGACCAACTACCTCGATTTGAAAACAGCAGGCCTTACGCACTTTTCCTTCCAGGCCAATCAAGCGCTGTTCCGAACCAATCGTGGTGTTCCGGTAATAACCGCCCTTTCCCACGCCTCCCACTTGCTTCACATCTCACGATTGCTCACTGCGGACACTTCAGTCGCGCGCGATCCGGATCTTCACGCTTATGCCTCCCAGTATCTGCAGGAGTTAAGCAAGGCGCTAATCGACGACGTGGTGAAAGTGCTGGATGCGCCAACGGCAAGCCATTGA
- a CDS encoding AzlC family ABC transporter permease, with the protein MNETSGSAPLMAAHQPSRTFAEASPVVAGYFTVSFVFGLMAVNAGLPMWLPVAMCLFVYAGASQFAALALISSGASLTTIVLTTFLINARHMLMSVYMAKALRALGLSRMERWAYAGGLTDESFAFHSVKLGTGAPVNIRYLIGFNLFCHTSWVLGGLLGAVCAQYASHLIKYQLDYALTAMMLYVLVSLCNTRNKLIAAAAAVACMGALSLVGTSPFNVFIATFVGCGVGVCLTKRS; encoded by the coding sequence ATGAATGAAACGTCCGGCAGTGCGCCGCTGATGGCTGCTCATCAGCCATCGCGCACGTTTGCCGAAGCCAGCCCGGTGGTGGCCGGTTACTTCACGGTGTCGTTCGTGTTCGGGCTGATGGCGGTCAATGCCGGGCTGCCGATGTGGCTGCCGGTAGCGATGTGTCTGTTCGTCTACGCCGGCGCTTCGCAATTCGCCGCGCTGGCGCTGATCTCCAGTGGTGCGTCGCTGACCACCATCGTGCTGACCACGTTCCTGATCAATGCGCGGCACATGCTGATGTCGGTGTACATGGCCAAGGCCCTGCGCGCACTGGGGCTCAGCCGCATGGAGCGCTGGGCTTACGCGGGTGGGCTGACCGATGAGTCTTTTGCGTTTCACAGCGTCAAGCTGGGCACCGGCGCGCCGGTCAATATCCGTTACCTGATCGGCTTCAACCTGTTCTGCCACACCTCCTGGGTGCTGGGCGGATTGCTGGGCGCCGTTTGCGCGCAATATGCGTCGCACCTGATCAAATATCAGCTCGACTACGCACTGACCGCGATGATGCTCTACGTGCTGGTGTCGCTGTGCAACACCCGCAACAAACTCATCGCCGCAGCGGCTGCCGTCGCCTGCATGGGTGCGCTGAGCCTGGTTGGCACATCGCCATTCAACGTATTCATCGCCACGTTTGTGGGCTGCGGAGTGGGTGTATGCCTGACCAAACGTTCCTGA
- a CDS encoding AzlD domain-containing protein → MPDQTFLILVVALMMAVTFLPRALPLQVNTEHWPPFVARALEYLPVAIVAAISLTPLLIKDQHLQLDRPEFYAAIPTLLCAYFSKNLFLSVAVGTAAYIALGSFM, encoded by the coding sequence ATGCCTGACCAAACGTTCCTGATCCTGGTGGTGGCGCTGATGATGGCCGTGACCTTCCTGCCACGCGCGTTGCCACTGCAAGTCAACACCGAGCACTGGCCGCCATTCGTTGCGCGGGCGCTGGAATACCTCCCGGTGGCGATCGTCGCTGCGATCAGCCTGACTCCCTTGTTGATCAAGGATCAGCACCTACAGCTCGACCGCCCGGAATTTTATGCAGCCATTCCGACGTTGTTATGTGCGTATTTCAGCAAAAACCTCTTTCTCAGTGTGGCGGTTGGGACGGCTGCGTACATTGCGCTCGGCTCGTTCATGTAG
- a CDS encoding methyltransferase: MPARGVETSHVLTGEDLLARFTALDAFLIEHQALWKPRPFTHLSLPWETAYPELASWLRGRSLEDAELVHNHPADLIDAPEPFAALAALSAALSAVGELPAHALEAAGHRLNVDVPGRKWQQIEAFASRLSFASAPTHWLDWCSGKGHLGRRLLGAGQQLTCVEYDPALVASGQALSQRHHLHTLHVEQDVLAADATTVLSAQHTPVALHACGDLHVRLMQLASAAGCQQMAIAPCCYNRINRNEYQALSCAGMRSALQLSLEDLALPMSETVTAGARVRRQRDTSMARRLAFDLLQRQLRGVDEYLPTPSLPSVWLDKPFADYCRDLAALKELSTIGTPDWQALEAAGWQRLAEVRNLELLRGLFRRPLELWLNLDRAIFLGEQGYVVRLGTFCDTPLTPRNFLLLAERA, encoded by the coding sequence ATGCCTGCCAGGGGCGTTGAAACTTCCCACGTGCTGACGGGCGAGGACCTACTCGCCCGTTTCACTGCGCTGGATGCTTTTTTAATTGAGCATCAGGCGCTGTGGAAACCTCGTCCGTTCACTCATCTTTCGCTTCCATGGGAAACCGCCTACCCCGAATTGGCTTCGTGGCTACGCGGACGATCGCTGGAAGATGCAGAGCTTGTGCATAACCACCCTGCCGATCTCATCGATGCGCCGGAGCCGTTCGCTGCATTGGCGGCGTTGTCGGCTGCGCTGAGCGCAGTCGGAGAGTTGCCGGCACATGCGCTGGAAGCGGCAGGCCATCGATTGAATGTCGATGTGCCGGGGCGCAAGTGGCAGCAAATTGAAGCGTTCGCCAGCCGCTTGTCTTTCGCCTCTGCGCCAACACATTGGCTGGACTGGTGTTCCGGCAAGGGGCATTTGGGCAGGCGCCTGCTGGGCGCCGGGCAACAGCTGACCTGTGTTGAATACGATCCGGCGCTGGTCGCCAGCGGTCAGGCATTAAGTCAGCGCCATCATTTGCACACCCTGCATGTCGAGCAGGATGTGCTGGCAGCAGACGCCACGACTGTTTTGAGCGCTCAACACACCCCGGTCGCCCTGCACGCCTGCGGCGACCTGCATGTGCGCCTGATGCAACTGGCGAGCGCTGCCGGATGTCAGCAGATGGCCATCGCCCCGTGCTGCTACAACCGGATCAATCGCAACGAGTACCAGGCCTTGTCCTGCGCCGGCATGCGATCTGCCCTACAACTCTCACTCGAAGATCTGGCACTGCCCATGAGCGAAACCGTCACCGCTGGCGCACGCGTCCGACGTCAGCGCGACACCTCGATGGCCCGGCGCCTGGCCTTCGACCTGCTGCAACGGCAACTGCGCGGCGTCGACGAATACCTGCCAACCCCGTCCCTGCCCAGCGTCTGGCTGGACAAACCCTTCGCCGATTACTGCCGCGACCTGGCAGCGCTGAAAGAGTTATCCACAATCGGCACGCCAGACTGGCAGGCACTGGAAGCCGCCGGTTGGCAGCGGTTGGCCGAAGTTCGCAACCTGGAACTACTGCGCGGACTGTTCCGACGACCGTTGGAGCTTTGGCTGAACCTTGATCGAGCGATTTTCCTCGGTGAACAGGGGTATGTCGTACGCCTCGGCACCTTTTGCGACACCCCACTGACACCGCGTAATTTCCTGCTGCTGGCTGAACGCGCTTAA
- a CDS encoding OprD family porin, translating to MLNKRISLIALGMLSATQAMADGQAESKGFVEDSSLKVLLRNAYINRDYKDGNPDKAEWGQAAIGTFSSGFTQGTVGVGVDAFGLYALRLDGGKGRSGAGGIDFFKQGDSGNAADDLSKGGAAVKFRVSNTVLTYGDQMPALPVLNYDNSRLLPESYTGTMITSKEIKGLQLDAGRFTAESRKSAEGRDSGGLKSINVLGGSYQFTEQFKAALYASDVEDVLKKQYVNANYVLPFNKDQSLTLDFNGYRTKLDSSYVRENTVPGKSIVTGQDNKIWSLAATFATGPHSFTVAHQRSTGDSNLGYAYGGYQKDQQRIGDGGNTIYLANSYWSDFNAEDERSWQLGYGLDFGAFGVPGLSYNFAYVRGDNITTSTSTGGTEREIFNQFKYVVQSGPAKDLSVKLRSSILRVSQKSSEYNVGGNELRVFVDYPINIF from the coding sequence ATGTTGAACAAGCGTATCAGCCTGATCGCACTGGGGATGTTGAGTGCCACACAGGCCATGGCTGACGGCCAGGCCGAGTCCAAGGGTTTTGTAGAAGACAGCAGCCTCAAAGTGTTGCTGCGCAATGCCTACATCAATCGTGATTACAAAGATGGCAACCCGGATAAAGCCGAGTGGGGCCAGGCGGCCATCGGTACGTTCTCTTCCGGTTTCACCCAAGGCACCGTTGGTGTGGGTGTCGATGCTTTCGGTCTGTACGCACTGCGTCTGGATGGCGGCAAAGGCCGTAGCGGCGCCGGTGGTATCGACTTCTTCAAACAGGGTGACAGCGGCAACGCGGCTGACGACCTGTCCAAGGGTGGCGCTGCGGTCAAATTCCGCGTGTCCAACACCGTGCTGACTTACGGTGACCAGATGCCGGCTCTGCCGGTGCTGAACTACGACAACTCGCGTCTGCTGCCGGAAAGCTACACCGGTACGATGATCACTTCCAAAGAGATCAAAGGCCTGCAACTGGACGCCGGTCGCTTCACTGCCGAATCGCGCAAAAGCGCTGAAGGCCGTGACAGCGGTGGTCTGAAGTCGATCAACGTATTGGGCGGCAGCTACCAGTTCACCGAACAGTTCAAGGCAGCGCTGTACGCTTCCGACGTTGAAGACGTGCTGAAGAAGCAATACGTGAACGCCAACTACGTGTTGCCGTTCAACAAGGATCAGTCCCTGACCCTGGACTTCAACGGCTATCGCACCAAGCTGGACAGCTCTTACGTGCGTGAGAACACTGTTCCGGGCAAGAGCATTGTGACCGGTCAGGACAACAAGATCTGGAGCCTGGCAGCGACGTTCGCCACTGGCCCGCACTCGTTCACCGTGGCGCACCAGCGCTCCACCGGCGACAGCAACCTGGGCTACGCCTACGGCGGCTATCAGAAAGACCAGCAGCGCATTGGCGACGGTGGCAACACCATCTATCTGGCCAACTCCTACTGGTCGGACTTCAACGCCGAAGACGAGCGCAGCTGGCAGTTGGGCTACGGCCTGGACTTCGGCGCGTTCGGCGTACCGGGTCTGAGCTACAACTTCGCGTACGTGCGTGGCGACAACATCACCACTTCCACCAGCACTGGTGGCACCGAGCGCGAAATCTTCAACCAGTTCAAATACGTCGTGCAATCCGGCCCGGCCAAAGACCTAAGTGTGAAACTGCGTAGCTCGATCCTGCGCGTATCGCAGAAATCCAGCGAATACAATGTGGGCGGCAACGAGCTGCGTGTATTCGTGGATTACCCGATCAACATCTTCTGA
- the dgt gene encoding dGTPase has protein sequence MIYKELLSIKRFRASAVGDRSSLLQAESDRGRLLFCPAFRRLQQKAQVFSLESNAAVRSRLTHSLEVSQMGRYIADQISLQLIEKNLASGIDCAALTTFVETACLMHDIGNPPFGHFGESAISQWFRENGKESISTSIGLDDERMTAFEETEISNALIDFLEFDGNPQGIRVVTKLQRNSDEYGLNLTVTTIASYLKYVRQSGEKYIPGAPFSKKCGYFSTEADLVKGVWSALNYDVPQRFPLAYIMEAADDIAYCISDLEDSIEKGLLSKQKALEDIYDSWMSRGASSDELESAIKAVLVRAIEGKREDGSEFTYTDFRTSLNRLLAVFSADQYIRCHDEILKGQCLSLIPAESSAGKILDTLKDYCKEKVYRHESVQMVELAGYRAIYGLLDQFGCLLDASEDRFSRALRYEKKDGGENPIIVENKLLSILPRNYKAVYEEHKSKLDVLDDRYRYLEWNLRAHLITDFISGMTDDFAIKTYQILNGIRL, from the coding sequence ATGATTTACAAGGAACTGCTTTCTATAAAAAGGTTTCGCGCTTCGGCTGTTGGGGATAGGAGTAGCCTATTGCAGGCTGAAAGTGATCGTGGTCGATTACTTTTTTGTCCAGCTTTTCGTCGACTTCAACAAAAAGCCCAAGTTTTCTCTCTTGAGTCTAACGCGGCGGTTCGAAGTCGACTAACCCATTCTTTAGAAGTCTCACAGATGGGGCGATATATCGCTGACCAAATCTCGCTTCAATTAATTGAAAAAAATTTGGCATCAGGTATTGATTGCGCTGCCCTTACAACCTTTGTAGAGACTGCATGCCTGATGCATGATATTGGAAATCCCCCCTTTGGGCATTTTGGGGAGTCTGCAATATCGCAATGGTTTAGGGAGAATGGAAAAGAATCAATATCAACATCTATTGGTCTAGATGACGAACGAATGACGGCTTTTGAAGAAACCGAAATTTCGAATGCTTTAATTGATTTTTTGGAATTTGATGGGAATCCTCAAGGCATAAGGGTAGTGACTAAGCTGCAGAGGAATTCTGATGAATACGGATTGAATCTGACTGTTACTACAATAGCCTCTTATTTAAAATATGTGAGGCAGAGTGGGGAGAAGTATATCCCGGGAGCGCCATTTTCCAAAAAATGTGGTTATTTTTCGACTGAGGCCGATTTAGTTAAAGGCGTATGGTCTGCGTTGAATTATGATGTGCCGCAACGCTTTCCCTTGGCTTATATCATGGAGGCCGCAGATGATATTGCGTATTGTATTAGCGATCTTGAGGACTCTATAGAGAAAGGGCTTCTATCAAAACAGAAAGCGCTTGAGGATATATATGACTCTTGGATGAGCAGGGGAGCATCCTCTGATGAACTAGAGTCTGCTATAAAAGCTGTGCTTGTTCGTGCTATCGAAGGGAAGCGAGAAGACGGTTCCGAATTTACATATACGGATTTTCGAACTAGCTTAAATAGGTTGCTTGCCGTATTTTCTGCTGATCAATACATACGATGTCATGATGAGATTCTGAAAGGGCAATGTTTATCTTTAATTCCGGCAGAGTCATCGGCGGGAAAAATTTTAGATACGCTAAAAGACTATTGCAAAGAGAAGGTTTACCGCCATGAAAGTGTTCAGATGGTCGAGCTTGCTGGGTATCGGGCTATCTATGGATTGCTTGACCAATTTGGCTGTTTACTGGACGCAAGTGAGGATAGGTTTTCTCGTGCGTTAAGATATGAAAAAAAGGATGGTGGAGAAAACCCAATAATTGTCGAAAATAAGCTGTTAAGTATTTTGCCTCGGAATTATAAGGCGGTGTACGAGGAGCATAAGTCAAAACTTGATGTTTTAGATGATCGATATAGATATCTGGAGTGGAATTTGAGGGCGCATTTGATTACCGACTTTATTTCGGGCATGACTGATGATTTTGCCATTAAAACTTATCAGATTTTAAATGGGATTAGACTATGA
- a CDS encoding RES family NAD+ phosphorylase yields the protein MKAPPLAEPQWPKAYRIVNSSFPPIALFEDVLDPEDLEIAYALEALTNDRLIEQAGVLARVRPEDRLSGPGSTPVMAAFTHIGKSSRFTDGTFGVYYAASSQAAAIAETCYHQERFLAATNEADLELTMRTYVNRVVKPLHDVRHDFPDLHQPDPDAYGPSQVFARQLRESESWGMLYNSVRLPGHECVAAFRPPAVSIPKQGKHLRYVWSASQRRISFVFEISQV from the coding sequence TTGAAGGCCCCGCCGCTGGCTGAGCCGCAATGGCCAAAGGCCTACCGGATCGTCAACAGCAGCTTCCCGCCGATTGCGCTGTTCGAAGACGTGCTCGACCCCGAAGACCTGGAAATCGCCTACGCGCTGGAAGCGCTGACCAACGATCGCCTGATCGAACAGGCCGGCGTCCTCGCCCGCGTACGCCCCGAAGACCGGCTCTCCGGCCCCGGTTCAACCCCGGTGATGGCGGCGTTTACCCACATCGGCAAAAGCAGCCGCTTCACCGATGGCACCTTCGGCGTCTACTACGCCGCCAGCAGCCAGGCCGCGGCCATCGCCGAAACCTGCTATCACCAGGAACGTTTTCTTGCGGCCACCAACGAAGCGGACCTTGAGTTGACCATGCGTACTTACGTTAATCGCGTGGTTAAGCCGCTGCATGATGTTCGTCACGACTTTCCGGATTTGCATCAACCCGATCCAGACGCCTATGGCCCATCCCAGGTGTTTGCCCGACAACTGCGTGAGTCTGAATCGTGGGGGATGCTCTACAACAGCGTTCGCCTGCCGGGCCACGAATGTGTCGCCGCGTTCCGCCCGCCAGCGGTGTCGATTCCGAAGCAGGGCAAACATCTGCGTTATGTGTGGAGTGCGAGTCAACGCAGGATTTCGTTTGTGTTTGAGATCAGTCAGGTTTGA
- a CDS encoding LysR family transcriptional regulator, whose translation MDSRTLRNLMRIVQTGSLSAAAEHSCLTVQALAAQLNKVEEQFGFRLFRRSNKGLTLTPQGTELTPYMDKVLIATRQMEEKVEALKVPGQRTLKVALNNTLSSDFNRRMIGRLIEVFPDYQMEFSYAESMENLSKLKNEDFDLAVLIGPQRPGLPSIVLPDVQVQVVGAHCGQENDPLTLLGNKFQVRPAEDCPYSHSFLRFLDAGLGNHENGQRMVYSCSETLTLSLITQMDAVGMVSREAAQKNGLTIFPGFEDFLEVRLAVNNPNLSGQALNDVVDLPLHERAERNVRSRPNRHTEKEVFAEIRT comes from the coding sequence ATGGATAGCAGAACCTTACGCAACCTCATGCGCATCGTGCAGACCGGCTCGTTGTCGGCCGCAGCCGAGCATTCGTGCCTGACTGTGCAGGCCTTGGCCGCACAGTTGAACAAGGTCGAAGAGCAGTTCGGTTTCCGCTTGTTTCGACGTTCCAACAAAGGGCTGACGCTGACGCCGCAAGGCACGGAGCTGACGCCCTACATGGACAAAGTGCTGATTGCCACGCGACAGATGGAAGAAAAGGTCGAGGCGCTCAAGGTGCCCGGCCAGCGCACCTTGAAGGTTGCGTTGAACAACACGTTGTCGTCTGACTTCAACCGGCGAATGATCGGACGCCTGATCGAGGTGTTTCCCGATTACCAGATGGAATTCAGCTACGCCGAGTCGATGGAGAACCTGAGCAAGCTGAAGAATGAGGACTTTGACCTCGCGGTGCTGATCGGCCCGCAACGTCCGGGTCTGCCGAGCATTGTTTTGCCGGATGTGCAGGTGCAGGTGGTCGGTGCCCATTGCGGGCAGGAAAACGATCCACTGACGTTGCTGGGCAACAAGTTTCAGGTGCGTCCTGCGGAAGATTGTCCGTATTCCCACAGCTTCCTGCGTTTTCTCGACGCTGGTCTGGGCAATCACGAGAACGGTCAGCGCATGGTCTATTCCTGCAGCGAGACCCTGACGCTGTCGTTGATCACGCAGATGGACGCGGTCGGCATGGTGTCTCGTGAGGCCGCGCAAAAGAACGGCCTGACGATTTTCCCCGGTTTCGAGGATTTCCTCGAAGTGCGTCTGGCGGTGAACAATCCGAACCTGTCGGGCCAGGCCCTGAATGACGTGGTCGATCTGCCGCTACATGAACGAGCCGAGCGCAATGTACGCAGCCGTCCCAACCGCCACACTGAGAAAGAGGTTTTTGCTGAAATACGCACATAA
- a CDS encoding DsbA family protein, which translates to MILHYICDPLCGWCYGAKPLVQAAQQVLPVIAHAGGMMSGASRQRVSPQLRDYVMPHDRRIAEYTGQPFGEAYFEGLLRDQSAVFDSTPPIAAVMAAESIDGRGLQLLGRLQTAHYVEGRRIADESILFEIASELGYAEDTFAAAFKSVDTTAHVKASRALLAQLGGQGFPTLALEQDGQFTLLDISPWLGKPQAFAEWLGQAVVAVEPGQSPAQCGLDGCV; encoded by the coding sequence ATGATCCTTCACTACATATGCGATCCATTGTGCGGCTGGTGCTACGGCGCCAAACCGCTGGTGCAAGCGGCGCAGCAAGTGCTGCCGGTCATTGCCCATGCGGGCGGAATGATGAGCGGCGCGAGCCGTCAGCGCGTTTCGCCGCAACTGCGCGATTACGTCATGCCCCATGACCGGCGCATTGCCGAATACACCGGGCAACCTTTTGGTGAGGCGTATTTCGAAGGTCTGCTGCGTGATCAATCGGCGGTTTTCGATTCGACGCCGCCGATCGCAGCGGTGATGGCGGCAGAGTCCATCGACGGCCGTGGTCTGCAACTGCTCGGACGTTTGCAAACGGCGCATTACGTTGAGGGACGGCGGATTGCCGATGAATCCATACTTTTCGAAATCGCCAGTGAGTTGGGCTACGCCGAGGACACCTTTGCGGCTGCGTTTAAATCCGTTGATACGACAGCGCATGTAAAAGCCAGCCGCGCGCTGTTGGCGCAACTGGGCGGCCAGGGATTTCCAACGTTGGCACTGGAGCAGGACGGACAATTCACCTTGCTCGACATCAGCCCATGGCTTGGCAAACCGCAGGCTTTCGCCGAGTGGTTGGGGCAAGCGGTGGTCGCTGTTGAGCCAGGGCAATCCCCCGCGCAATGCGGTCTCGACGGCTGCGTGTAA
- a CDS encoding PBECR2 nuclease fold domain-containing protein, with amino-acid sequence MSLQGSRALPDQKTWKDLGLPDIRDIDPGLLISAVRELPGASSLNAAWEQVARGFGLVHGLDAVLIETPYGPVLVKHEHLLHTVEKRPNARERFTEFARDTLTKPLEIWRVPYDDASFRLSFIGAYNARYQMLVVIHVERGNLLWNFMNCDKKGLNKHRHGELLYRRYR; translated from the coding sequence ATGAGTTTGCAGGGGAGCAGGGCGTTACCCGATCAAAAAACCTGGAAAGATCTGGGCTTACCGGATATTCGCGATATCGACCCCGGCCTCCTGATTTCTGCAGTCAGAGAGCTTCCGGGTGCCTCGAGTCTTAATGCAGCGTGGGAGCAAGTCGCCAGAGGCTTTGGACTTGTTCACGGTCTTGATGCTGTTCTGATCGAAACGCCATATGGACCGGTTTTGGTGAAGCATGAGCATTTGCTTCATACGGTGGAAAAGCGCCCGAATGCCCGTGAGCGATTCACCGAATTTGCGCGAGATACCCTGACGAAACCGTTAGAAATATGGCGGGTCCCCTACGATGACGCCTCGTTTCGACTCTCCTTCATCGGCGCCTACAACGCGAGATACCAGATGCTGGTGGTCATCCATGTTGAGCGTGGCAACCTACTCTGGAATTTCATGAACTGTGACAAGAAGGGCCTGAACAAGCATCGGCATGGTGAACTGTTGTATCGACGTTACCGGTAG
- a CDS encoding 2OG-Fe dioxygenase family protein, with protein sequence MIVLNREVGESLRRDKYVNVQGGDFNLYGHFADFVRLTKSWENMEPDSYYGQAEAGMRYRRYSDFEYNPKTRELKQLEHRAYVQSKENNAYVGGVVRHFQDFSDEVITSPVMRSLIDTDFEVYKSVLPEELHDEIWQCQIHQIRIEIKPGKQLEITPEGIHCDGYPFSGVHFWGRNNVEGAESRLYDVHEHQLASTTYQEILDTTYFLDRDMRHYVTPARNTHTHAMAYRQILAISFSRPGTAFDIVR encoded by the coding sequence ATGATCGTTTTGAACAGAGAAGTGGGCGAATCGCTACGGCGCGACAAATATGTCAACGTCCAGGGTGGTGACTTCAATCTCTACGGTCATTTTGCCGACTTCGTCAGACTGACCAAAAGTTGGGAAAACATGGAGCCGGACAGTTACTACGGTCAGGCCGAAGCCGGCATGCGTTACCGTCGTTACAGCGACTTTGAGTACAACCCGAAAACACGTGAATTGAAGCAACTCGAACATCGCGCTTACGTGCAGTCGAAAGAGAACAACGCCTATGTGGGCGGTGTTGTGCGGCACTTTCAGGACTTCTCCGATGAAGTGATTACTTCGCCGGTGATGCGCAGCCTGATCGACACCGATTTTGAAGTGTACAAAAGCGTGCTGCCGGAAGAGCTGCACGATGAAATCTGGCAATGCCAGATCCATCAGATCCGTATCGAGATCAAACCCGGCAAGCAACTGGAAATCACTCCGGAAGGGATTCACTGCGACGGCTATCCGTTCAGCGGTGTGCACTTCTGGGGGCGCAACAATGTCGAGGGCGCGGAAAGCCGTTTGTACGATGTGCACGAGCATCAACTGGCGTCGACCACCTACCAGGAAATTCTCGACACCACGTACTTCCTCGATCGCGACATGCGCCACTACGTAACCCCGGCGCGCAATACCCACACGCATGCCATGGCTTACCGGCAGATTCTGGCGATTTCCTTCTCGCGGCCCGGGACCGCTTTCGACATTGTTCGCTAA
- a CDS encoding helix-turn-helix domain-containing protein, which produces MVNELEQFQQDLLDSVHQMKAGNAARVTEVPLFAAAEARAKVGVSQSAFAKLIGVSLRTLQDWEQGRRQPTGAAQTLLRVASHHPEALRDLQPA; this is translated from the coding sequence ATGGTCAATGAACTGGAGCAATTCCAGCAGGACTTGTTGGACTCTGTTCACCAAATGAAGGCGGGAAACGCAGCTCGTGTGACAGAGGTGCCACTTTTCGCGGCTGCTGAAGCGCGGGCCAAGGTGGGCGTTTCGCAGAGTGCATTTGCCAAGTTGATCGGCGTGAGTTTGCGGACGTTGCAGGATTGGGAGCAGGGTCGCAGGCAGCCGACAGGTGCGGCACAGACACTGTTACGTGTTGCTAGCCATCATCCGGAAGCATTGCGGGATTTGCAGCCAGCCTGA